The genomic DNA CAAGGTGGGCCTTGAGCTCTATACCGCGGCAGGCCCGACAATGGTCCAGCGGATTGTGGAGCGGGGCATGCGGGTATTTCTCGATCTGAAGTTTCTCGATATCGAAGAGACGGTCCGTCGTGCCACGGCACGGGTTGCTGCAATGGGGGTGGATTTCCTGACTGTCCATGCGAACCGCAAGGCGTTGATGGCCGCGGTGCAGGGGCGGGAGGGATCATCGTTGAAGCTGCTGGCTGTGACCGTGCTGACGAACTTTGACAGCAACGATCTTCGGGAAATGGGAATACAACGGACAGTGCAAGACCTGGTGACAGCGAGGGCGTTGCTGGCCTCAGAGGTCGGCTGTGATGGTGTAGTGGCGTCCGGAGAAGAAGCCGCAACCCTCCGGCAGAAGATCGGTCCGCGCTTTGGGATCGTCACGCCGGGGGTCCGGCCAGCCGGTAAAGGAGTGGACGACCACGCACGCGCCACCACTCCCACTCAGACCATCGCATCTGGTGCCGATTATCTCGTGATCGGCCGACCCATTCGTGATGCAGCAGATCCGTCGGCAACGGTCAACGCTATTCTTGCCGAGATGCAAGCCGCCTTCGATGCCCGAGGATGAAGAAGGTTTCAATAGTCATAAGCTCGATCGGTTGCGACGGCAATCGACCCTTTGCTAATATCATTGTTCCTCAGGGCTTTCGTGGTGGGTGTAGCTCAGCTGGTTAGAGCGCCGGATTGTGGATCCGGAGGTCGCGGGTTCGAAACCCGTCATCCACCCCACATCCATTCCTCGCAACTATCTGATAGCTCAGGAGATCTGACGATGTTGGGCCAATGGCAACCGCCGCCGGTTGCGCGGGGGTTGCAGATTCGAGCAGGGATGTGATGTGCACTTCCTCAACAACAGCGTGCGGTTATTCTGCGCTAGGGATTAGGGAGGCTCAAACTGGCTTCCAGCGCGCCTTGGCAGCCTTTTTCGCTATTTCTGATTTTCTCTTCTTAGAGAGCTTTTCCGCCCTGGCCTTTCCGCCCTTTAGTCCTCCTAAGCGGCCGAGAGCGACAGCAGCAGGGTTCTTCGTGGGGGGATTGCCAGGTTCTTCTCTCTTTACTGAGGTTGTCCCGGCAGGTTGGCCGGTGATAGCTTGCAGAATGTCGTGCGCGATGACGTTGGGATCTGTGGAGTTACCCTTTCTTGCCATACTCCTTCTTCCAAAGATCAAGAAATGTTTGCAGGCTCTCGACTGTCAACGTTATGGACTCTACTTCTAGGTCTGTAAGCGGACCTTTCCGCTGGAGATGTTGTTCTACCGCCCAACTAGAGACCATGAATTGGGAGATGAGCTGTTTGGCGCGCACAGCATCCCGATGCATGTAGGGAGTCTACATGACCGCTTAAGCAGATGCAATGCGAACACAAATAAACCCGACTTACTACCGGGCGATGGCCTCGAAGTAGATGGAGGAAATGCCTTACACCGCTGAGACGATGTCTCCGAAGGAGATCCTTCACGCACTGAAGTCAATGCTGCAAACGCCCTCAAATCCCGGCTTGGGGACGGCATGCTTATTGTCCGAACAGTTTGCTACGCTGCGATGTCGATTTTGTTGCTTGTATCTGAGGCTGTACTCGTTTGGGGGGAGCCAGTCGGTGAAGCGTCTGGCTGCGGATTCCCATGGTGATGATGATGTTTGTGCCGTGCCTGTAATGCGGCGAAGGCGTTCCGGGCCGAGGGGAGATCATTCGATTGCAGCGCTTGACCAATTTGTGCAAAGGGATTGCTCGGCTATCAGCGCCGCTCGGAATACTTTGTGCCAGAGCAGTATAGGCCTGCTTTGCTGCGGTGAGATCGTTTGACTGAAGCGCTTGTGCTAAGGCTTCAAAGCTCTGTCGTCGCTGTTGATATGTATTTACTCCGTCCGCTTGATAAAAGGATCCTGAACTCAGATTGTTGATCGGTATGCTCATCGTGATTCTCCTTCGTGATTGAGATGTGACACGCGAAATTGCGAATCTCTTCCGTCCGACATTGGGAGAAATCTGTTCCCCTGAGAGCTGCCTTTACGCGACGGCACTCACCTGGGAAGGTGGGCTGGCCGATGAGGGAGCCTGACCAGAATCTATGGCCTGGTGGTATTTGGCGAGTAAATTATTGGCGATGGCGTTGGCGAAGCCGTCGATGAATGACGCACCACTGCCATTTGAAGCACTGGAGGGGCTAGTGGTCGACGAGGCGCCTGTATCGTCAGTTTGTTGAAGGTCGCTGAGAATTGATTGCGCCAGTTGATCGATAAAAGACCCATTCCCTCGATCGTGTTCCTCCCCTCCACTGTGATGGTGGTGATGACGGTGGTGAGTTCCCTGTGCGCCGTTGGCGCTGAGCGATTGTTGAGCATCTGTCGGCTGTGCCGTCAGACTCGTCAGCATCTGGAGTGTTTGCTGAAACGAGGAGATGGCGTAACTGCCTGACTGAACATCATTAGACGCACGAGAGGATTGATTGCCGACTGTGAGCCCAGCCGTCGAAAGCGACTGCTGAAGCCATTGGAGTACGGGAGACGAGTTGATATTTGAGATTGACATAGACATGAGCCTCCTCAGCTAACGGCAGCACTCGCAATCCGTGCGAGCCGTCCCCCGCTCCAGAAACAACAGCTCCTCCGTTGAGCTGCCGCGACACGAGATTGTCCCACAAGCAAAGACCGCGCCTCTTCGTGTATGCTCCTAATACCTTATAAATGAAGGATACTGTTGTCTGTCTTTTCCCTATAGGCAAGAGTTACCATGGTTCCCTAAAGAACTCGGATGACATCTCGGCAATTTCTTCCCTTCGCATATCCTTTGCATCCGGTTGCAGATTTGCGGATTTCTTGCTCGGTTTTGCCGTGCTTTGCACAGCCATGTGCTTGATCTTGTTGATATGGCGATGGGTCGGGTGCAATTCGTAATCCGTCATCAACAACCCCAAAGAACTACGTAGGCCGCAGAAATAGCGGCGATTCCCTTCCAGAGCGCTTCTCGGATCGTAGGCGTACTACGGACTTTCTACGATGCAGGAGGCAAATGGTTACGTTTCTTCCCAAGACCCTCAGAGCTTATTTTGGAGAACGGGTTGAAGTCTGGCGTTCACTCCGAACGGTTGACCATGACGAAGCGTTGTATAACCGTATCCCGCCGCTTCCCTGGCAGTTCACCCACAATCTTATTATAGGGTTCGGCCCTCTTCTTGGCGTGAGAAGTTGAAAGCCCGTGAAAGGCGGCCTGAATTCCTCCATGCGTTGAAGTTGTTCACTCAATTGAGGCATGTAGGACCAGTCTTTTTGTTTCGATTCACTAAGAAAGGGTTGATAGCTTTGTGAGAGGCCGAAGACACTCAGAGCGTACCCCTCAGGACGGGTCTCCTTCTTCATAATTTTTTAGGGGTTTTGCTCGTGGTGGTTAAGAGGTGCATGCGATAGCATTCCGATAGTATTTCTATCACTGTGAAGAGAAGACCGCCGGTCTTCTGGGAAAGGTCACCATGAAGAGGCCAGTGATGCTGATCGCCATGGTCCTGCCATTCCTCTCGGGCTGCCAGTCTTACAAATCATTACTATACGTTAATCCGTCTATTAGCGACGCGAAGCAAGGTCAGCAGTGCCTTCCGCCTGACCCGGTCGGACTTGGTCGCACACTTGACTTGAACGGGGGTGAAGCGATGCGCCTTGGCGGTATAACAAAATTAGGGAGACTCGAGTATCAGGTCGTCAAATTTCATGGCGTGGGAAAGGAGTGCGTCATCGCGCATGGAGAATGACTGACGGCGTAAGTCATGGCGAGTTCGGCGCTTAATAGTCCCGCCACAAAGATCGAGATGAATCCCATTCTCTATAGAACCTCCATTCGATAT from Nitrospira sp. includes the following:
- a CDS encoding Orotidine 5'-phosphate decarboxylase, which produces MVKIAARDRLIFALDVPSAAEADRFLDRLQGHISFVKVGLELYTAAGPTMVQRIVERGMRVFLDLKFLDIEETVRRATARVAAMGVDFLTVHANRKALMAAVQGREGSSLKLLAVTVLTNFDSNDLREMGIQRTVQDLVTARALLASEVGCDGVVASGEEAATLRQKIGPRFGIVTPGVRPAGKGVDDHARATTPTQTIASGADYLVIGRPIRDAADPSATVNAILAEMQAAFDARG